One genomic window of Phycisphaerae bacterium includes the following:
- a CDS encoding SDR family oxidoreductase, with translation MAEKLADRRVLVTGGAAGIGRATVLELAERQAVIGIHYCRSDGPARELKEELSGRKIKAEIFQADLTKPDEAGKLVKEFAGWAGGIDCLINNAGDIVGRKVMDEMDREFFRYVMELNVDSAAMVTRAALPYLRQSAKQGGASVVNMSSLAGRTGAGLGSIAYSTSKGAVITMTRGMARELGPEGIRVNAVAPGLVLGTHFHSAHTPKPMQEKIIDGIPLKQAGRPEDIARAIVFLASEYDGFINGAILDINGGAW, from the coding sequence GTGGCGGAGAAGTTGGCGGACAGGCGGGTGCTGGTGACGGGCGGGGCGGCGGGGATCGGGCGGGCCACGGTGCTCGAATTGGCCGAGCGACAGGCGGTGATCGGTATTCACTACTGCCGGTCGGATGGTCCGGCACGAGAGCTCAAGGAGGAACTGTCCGGGCGGAAGATCAAGGCTGAGATATTCCAAGCCGATCTGACCAAGCCGGACGAGGCCGGCAAGCTGGTCAAAGAGTTCGCCGGCTGGGCGGGCGGGATCGATTGCCTGATCAACAATGCCGGTGACATCGTCGGCCGTAAGGTCATGGACGAGATGGACCGCGAGTTCTTCCGCTACGTGATGGAACTGAACGTCGACAGCGCCGCGATGGTGACGCGGGCCGCCCTCCCCTATCTTCGCCAATCGGCCAAACAGGGCGGGGCCAGCGTGGTTAACATGTCGTCCCTGGCGGGCCGGACCGGGGCGGGGCTGGGCTCGATCGCCTACTCCACGTCGAAGGGCGCGGTGATCACGATGACCCGCGGCATGGCCCGGGAGCTGGGGCCGGAGGGCATCCGGGTCAACGCGGTCGCGCCGGGGCTGGTCCTGGGCACCCACTTCCATAGCGCTCACACGCCCAAGCCGATGCAGGAGAAGATCATCGACGGCATTCCGCTTAAGCAGGCGGGCCGACCGGAGGACATCGCCCGGGCGATCGTGTTTCTGGCCAGCGAGTACGACGGCTTCATCAACGGGGCGATTCTGGACATCAACGGCGGCGCGTGGTAG